Proteins from one Catenuloplanes atrovinosus genomic window:
- a CDS encoding NAD-glutamate dehydrogenase — protein MDRRQVTGGDDDIQDDEVAVPVPGSEAIESGVSAREVEDSELEEPLPNAERLVAQAVALAGEDHDAASLVDRFWRFAADEELVGYTPKSLLDAALKHRELAAQRVPGELKLTIEELSEQGRTVIGVVTDDMPFLVDSVTALLEGYHLDIHLLAHPLLVVRREPLGALTEVAAEVEPDEGIDGDLVESWMRIDIDPVRDSATRDQLYRELQRVLTDVRDAVEDWPRMRRRALDIAAELTAVRETPERPPVPEKDLTDSIELLTWLAEEHFTFLGYREYELVDGDDGDKVLRATMGSGLGILRGDQQTPRVLSTMTPEAYAKVLEKRLLIITKANSRATVHRSAYLDYIGIKTFDAAGEVVGERRFLGLLATDAYRTSVTELPVVKRKVAEVVERSGLSPRSHSGKDLMAILETYPRDELFQIKVDDLYHAVIGVLRMAGRRQLRLFLRRDGYGRFISCLIYLPRDRFTTVNRLRMQEILLRELNGVGVDYTTRVSESMLARVHFIVRTDPANPPGVVNADALAEELAYATRLWDDDFRLVLDRKLGDGQAKRLYQRYVEALPESYKDQYNPYEAVQDLAKLELLEEAGQLEMHLFPQDDEVRFKVFRYGEPMVLSDVLPVLHSLGVRVLDERPFEISLDPASVFLYDFGLRLPDSHRALQEVRPHVENAFAAAWRAEAEVDGLNELVLRAGLTWRQVVVLRAYAKYLRQAGAVYSQEYMEATFVQYPAIAAALVRLFETRFSPWLQLGEAERTRRADAIVAEITERLDEVSSLDQDRIMRSFLTMVLATLRTSFYQRGKDNRPKSYVAFKLDPQAIPDLPAPRPMYEIFVYSPRFEGVHLRFGAVARGGLRWSDRREDFRTEILGLVKAQMVKNAVIVPVGAKGGFVLKQAPPSSDRDAFLAEGVACYRQFIAALLDVTDNISGGKIVPPREVVRHDGDDPYLVVAADKGTATFSDIANEISVGADFWLGDAFASGGSAGYDHKKMGITARGAWESVKKHFRDLGLNTQTEDFTVVGVGDMSGDVFGNGMLLSEHIRLVAAFDHRHIFLDPTPDAATSFAERQRMFALPRSSWADYDTSLISPGGGVFPRTAKSIPVSAEAAAALGLSGPANLSPPELMRAILLAPVDLLFNGGIGTYVKAESESHGDVGDKANDAIRVNGGQLRVRVVGEGGNLGLTQRGRIEFALNGGKIGTDFIDNSAGVDCSDHEVNIKILLGGAVADGELTVSDRDALLAEMTDEVAALVLRDNYEQAGALGTACAQSQSLLPVHRRMVTDLVAAGHLNRELEALPSDAELDARGGGFTAPEFAVLLAYTKIVLEKELEDDPIADEPWTADVLSRYFPTALRERFADRMPGHRLRRQIVTTSLVNEVVNRGGTSFVYRAMDESGASAADVIRAYTVVRDVFGLPDLWAAVEAQDNRIPTHAQILVYLEGRRLLDRAVRWLVGNRRSPLDVPGETARLSAGIAALLPRLERQLQGAELEAFEARVAEMTAQSVPRDLAVWATRLVYSFGLLDIVETASLTGRDVNEVAEVYFVISERLRVDALLSKVSALPRNDRWQTLARMALRYDLYAALAALTAEVLQSSDDTIAAEDRVDAWERANASALTRARRSMADFDDSAGDLAALSVLLRQIRTLVKTSAAG, from the coding sequence ATGGACCGGCGCCAGGTGACCGGCGGGGACGACGACATCCAGGACGACGAGGTGGCCGTTCCGGTCCCCGGGTCCGAGGCGATCGAGTCGGGGGTGAGCGCCCGCGAGGTGGAGGACTCCGAGCTCGAGGAGCCCCTGCCGAACGCGGAACGGCTGGTCGCGCAGGCGGTCGCGCTGGCCGGTGAGGATCACGACGCCGCGAGCCTGGTGGACCGGTTCTGGCGCTTCGCCGCCGACGAGGAACTGGTCGGGTATACGCCGAAGTCGCTGCTCGACGCCGCGCTCAAGCACCGTGAGCTGGCCGCGCAACGGGTGCCGGGCGAGCTGAAGCTCACCATCGAGGAGCTGTCCGAGCAGGGCCGCACCGTGATCGGAGTGGTCACCGACGACATGCCGTTCCTGGTCGACTCCGTGACCGCGCTGCTGGAGGGCTACCACCTCGACATACATCTGCTGGCCCACCCGCTGCTGGTGGTGCGCCGCGAGCCGCTGGGCGCGCTGACCGAGGTCGCGGCCGAGGTGGAGCCGGACGAGGGCATCGACGGAGACCTCGTCGAGAGCTGGATGCGGATCGACATCGACCCGGTCCGCGACTCGGCCACCCGCGACCAGCTCTACCGCGAGTTGCAGCGGGTGCTCACGGACGTGCGCGACGCGGTGGAGGACTGGCCGCGGATGCGCCGCCGCGCGCTGGACATCGCGGCCGAGCTGACCGCGGTACGGGAAACGCCGGAGCGCCCGCCGGTGCCGGAGAAGGACCTGACCGACTCGATCGAGCTGCTGACCTGGCTGGCGGAGGAGCACTTCACGTTCCTCGGCTACCGGGAGTACGAGCTGGTCGACGGCGACGACGGGGACAAGGTGCTGCGCGCCACCATGGGCAGCGGGCTGGGCATCCTGCGCGGCGATCAGCAGACGCCGCGCGTGCTGTCCACGATGACCCCGGAGGCGTACGCGAAGGTGCTGGAGAAGCGCCTCCTGATCATCACGAAGGCGAACTCGCGGGCCACCGTGCACCGTTCCGCCTACCTGGACTACATCGGCATCAAGACGTTCGACGCGGCCGGCGAGGTGGTGGGGGAGCGGCGCTTCCTCGGGCTGCTGGCCACGGACGCGTACCGGACCAGCGTCACCGAGTTGCCGGTGGTCAAGCGCAAGGTCGCGGAGGTGGTGGAGCGCTCCGGCCTGTCGCCGCGCAGCCACTCCGGCAAGGACCTGATGGCGATCCTGGAGACGTACCCCCGGGACGAGCTGTTCCAGATCAAGGTGGACGACCTCTACCACGCGGTGATCGGCGTGCTGCGCATGGCCGGGCGCCGCCAGCTGCGCCTGTTCCTGCGCCGGGACGGCTACGGCCGGTTCATCTCCTGCCTGATCTACCTGCCCCGCGACCGGTTCACCACGGTCAACCGGCTGCGCATGCAGGAGATCCTGCTTCGCGAGCTGAACGGCGTGGGCGTCGACTACACCACCCGGGTCAGCGAGTCGATGCTGGCCCGCGTGCACTTCATCGTGCGCACCGACCCGGCGAACCCGCCCGGCGTGGTGAACGCGGACGCGCTGGCCGAGGAGCTGGCGTACGCGACCCGCCTCTGGGACGACGACTTCCGCCTGGTGCTGGACCGCAAGCTCGGCGACGGCCAGGCGAAGCGGCTCTACCAGCGGTACGTGGAGGCGCTGCCGGAGAGCTACAAGGACCAGTACAACCCGTACGAGGCCGTGCAGGACCTGGCCAAGCTGGAGCTGCTCGAAGAGGCCGGCCAGCTGGAGATGCACCTGTTCCCGCAGGACGACGAGGTCCGGTTCAAGGTCTTCCGGTACGGCGAGCCGATGGTCCTCTCCGACGTGCTGCCCGTGCTGCACTCGCTCGGCGTGCGCGTGCTGGACGAGCGCCCGTTCGAGATCTCGCTCGACCCCGCGTCCGTCTTCCTCTACGACTTCGGCCTGCGCCTGCCCGACTCGCACCGCGCGCTGCAGGAGGTCCGCCCGCACGTGGAGAACGCGTTCGCGGCCGCCTGGCGCGCGGAGGCGGAGGTGGACGGCCTCAACGAGCTGGTGCTCCGGGCCGGTCTCACCTGGCGGCAGGTGGTGGTGCTCCGGGCGTACGCGAAGTACCTGCGCCAGGCCGGCGCGGTCTACTCGCAGGAGTACATGGAGGCCACGTTCGTGCAGTACCCGGCGATCGCGGCCGCGCTGGTGCGGCTGTTCGAGACCCGGTTCTCGCCGTGGCTGCAACTCGGCGAGGCGGAGCGCACCCGGCGCGCGGACGCGATCGTCGCCGAGATCACCGAGCGGCTGGACGAGGTGAGCAGCCTCGACCAGGACCGGATCATGCGGTCCTTCCTGACCATGGTGCTGGCCACCCTGCGCACCAGCTTCTACCAGCGCGGCAAGGACAACCGGCCGAAGTCGTACGTGGCGTTCAAGCTGGACCCGCAGGCCATCCCGGACCTGCCCGCGCCGCGCCCGATGTACGAGATCTTCGTCTACTCGCCGCGCTTCGAGGGCGTGCACCTGCGCTTCGGCGCGGTCGCGCGCGGCGGCCTGCGCTGGTCGGACCGGCGCGAGGACTTCCGTACCGAGATCCTCGGCCTGGTCAAGGCGCAGATGGTGAAGAACGCGGTGATCGTGCCGGTCGGCGCGAAGGGCGGTTTCGTGCTGAAGCAGGCGCCGCCCTCGTCCGACCGCGACGCGTTCCTCGCCGAGGGCGTGGCCTGCTACCGGCAGTTCATCGCCGCGCTGCTGGACGTCACGGACAACATCTCCGGCGGTAAGATCGTCCCGCCGCGCGAGGTGGTCCGGCACGACGGCGACGACCCGTACCTGGTGGTCGCCGCGGACAAGGGCACGGCCACGTTCTCCGACATCGCGAACGAGATCTCGGTCGGCGCGGACTTCTGGCTCGGCGACGCGTTCGCGTCCGGCGGCTCGGCCGGCTACGACCACAAGAAGATGGGCATCACCGCGCGCGGCGCCTGGGAGTCGGTCAAGAAGCACTTCCGCGACCTGGGGCTGAACACGCAGACCGAGGACTTCACCGTGGTCGGCGTGGGCGACATGTCCGGCGACGTGTTCGGCAACGGCATGCTGCTCTCCGAGCACATCCGGCTGGTCGCCGCGTTCGACCACCGGCACATCTTCCTCGACCCGACGCCGGACGCGGCCACCTCGTTCGCGGAACGGCAGCGCATGTTCGCGCTGCCGCGCTCCTCGTGGGCCGACTACGACACGTCGCTGATCTCCCCGGGCGGCGGCGTGTTCCCGCGTACCGCCAAGTCCATCCCGGTCTCCGCGGAGGCCGCTGCCGCGCTGGGACTGAGCGGCCCGGCGAACCTGAGCCCGCCGGAACTGATGCGCGCGATCCTGCTCGCCCCGGTCGACCTGCTGTTCAACGGCGGCATCGGCACCTACGTCAAGGCCGAGTCCGAGTCGCACGGCGACGTCGGCGACAAGGCCAACGACGCGATCCGGGTCAACGGCGGCCAACTGCGGGTGCGCGTGGTCGGCGAGGGCGGCAACCTGGGCCTCACCCAGCGCGGCCGGATCGAGTTCGCGCTCAACGGCGGCAAGATCGGCACCGACTTCATCGACAACTCGGCCGGCGTCGACTGCTCCGACCACGAGGTCAACATCAAGATCCTGCTCGGCGGCGCGGTCGCGGACGGCGAACTGACCGTCTCCGACCGGGACGCGCTGCTGGCCGAGATGACCGACGAGGTCGCCGCGCTGGTGCTGCGCGACAACTACGAGCAGGCCGGCGCGCTCGGCACCGCGTGCGCGCAGTCCCAGTCGCTGCTGCCGGTGCACCGGCGCATGGTCACCGACCTGGTCGCGGCCGGCCACCTCAACCGTGAGCTGGAAGCGCTGCCCAGCGACGCCGAACTGGACGCGCGCGGCGGCGGCTTCACCGCGCCCGAGTTCGCGGTGCTGCTCGCGTACACCAAGATCGTCCTGGAGAAGGAGCTGGAGGACGACCCGATCGCGGACGAGCCGTGGACCGCGGACGTGCTCAGCCGCTACTTCCCGACCGCGCTGCGCGAGCGCTTCGCCGACCGCATGCCCGGCCACCGCCTGCGCCGCCAGATCGTCACCACCTCGCTGGTGAACGAGGTGGTCAACCGCGGCGGCACGTCGTTCGTCTACCGTGCCATGGACGAGTCCGGCGCGTCCGCCGCCGACGTGATCCGCGCCTACACCGTGGTCCGCGACGTCTTCGGCCTGCCCGACCTGTGGGCCGCGGTCGAGGCGCAGGACAACCGCATCCCCACCCACGCGCAGATCCTGGTCTACCTGGAGGGCCGCCGGCTGCTCGACCGCGCGGTCCGCTGGCTGGTCGGCAACCGGCGCTCCCCGCTGGACGTACCCGGCGAGACCGCCCGGCTCAGCGCCGGCATCGCCGCGCTGCTCCCGCGCCTGGAACGCCAGCTCCAGGGCGCCGAACTGGAGGCCTTCGAGGCGCGCGTCGCCGAGATGACCGCACAGTCAGTGCCGCGCGACCTCGCCGTCTGGGCCACCCGCCTGGTCTACAGCTTCGGCCTGCTCGACATCGTCGAGACCGCGTCCCTCACCGGCCGCGACGTCAACGAGGTCGCCGAGGTCTACTTCGTCATCTCCGAACGCCTCCGCGTCGACGCGCTGCTCTCCAAGGTCTCCGCGCTCCCGCGCAACGACCGCTGGCAGACCCTCGCCCGGATGGCGCTGCGCTACGACCTCTACGCGGCCCTGGCCGCGCTCACCGCCGAGGTCCTCCAGTCCTCCGACGACACCATCGCCGCCGAGGACCGCGTCGACGCCTGGGAACGCGCCAACGCCTCCGCCCTCACCCGCGCCCGCCGCTCCATGGCCGACTTCGACGACTCCGCCGGCGACCTGGCCGCCCTCTCGGTCCTGCTGCGCCAGATCCGTACCCTGGTCAAAACCTCAGCCGCGGGCTGA